The following proteins are encoded in a genomic region of Poecilia reticulata strain Guanapo linkage group LG11, Guppy_female_1.0+MT, whole genome shotgun sequence:
- the poc1bl gene encoding polypeptide N-acetylgalactosaminyltransferase 4, protein MRGRCSRKLAVLAKAGLLLWLLWLGYLLLERASFPSSSSAGEDEEEQNLQARQLALEESGIDGQLARPVYVKPPADVNAPGEWGQATHLNLSPEEKKQQEESVERYAINIYVSDKISLHRHIQDHRMNECRAKKFDYRHLPTTSVIIAFYNEAWSTLLRTIHSVLESTPAILLKEIILIDDFSDRGYLKSQLAEYISNLQRVRLIRTNKREGLVRARLIGATYATGDVLTFLDCHCECVPGWIEPLLERIAQNASTIVCPVIDTIDWNNFEFYMQTDEPMIGGFDWRLTFQWHSVPEAERQKRKSRTEPIRSPTMAGGLFAVSKAFFEYLGTYDMGMEVWGGENLELSFRVWQCGGSLEIHPCSHVGHVFPKKAPYARPNFLQNTVRAAEVWMGSYKQHFYNRNPPARKENYGDISQREQLRDKLKCKSFEWYLKNIYPDLHIPEDREGWHGAVRSSGLQSECLDYNAPDHSPIGAQLSLFGCHGQGGNQYFEYTSQKEIRFNSVTELCAEVLEGQTSIGMRHCPRDGEAKPPSIMWDFKQDGTIYHPHSDMCVTAYRTTEGRTDAQMRRCDPADRNQQWKFEW, encoded by the exons ATGAGGGGGCGCTGCTCCAGAAAGCTGGCCGTGTTGGCCAAGGCCGGCCTCTTGCTGTGGCTCCTGTGGCTGGGTTATCTTCTGCTGGAACGAGCCTCTTTCCCGTCGTCTTCCTCTGCAGGAGAAGATGAGGAGGAGCAAAACCTCCAGGCCAGGCAGCTGGCTTTAGAAGAGAGCGGGATAGACGGGCAGCTGGCCAGGCCCGTCTATGTTAAGCCTCCAGCAGACGTCAACGCGCCGGGGGAGTGGGGCCAGGCCACCCACCTCAACCTCAGTCCCGAAGAGAAGAAGCAGCAAGAGGAGAGCGTGGAGCGGTACGCCATTAACATTTACGTCAGCGACAAGATCTCCCTCCATCGGCACATCCAGGACCACAGAATGAATGA ATGCCGGGCTAAGAAGTTTGATTACCGACATTTACCCACAACTTCTGTGATCATCGCCTTCTACAATGAGGCCTGGTCCACTCTGCTGAGGACAATTCACAGCGTGCTGGAGTCCACGCCGGCCATCCTGTTGAAGGAGATCATCCTAATCGATGACTTCAGTGACAGAG GCTACCTGAAATCCCAGCTTGCTGAGTACATCAGTAATCTGCAACGCGTGCGGCTCATTCGCACAAACAAAAGGGAAGGGCTGGTACGCGCGCGTCTCATCGGCGCCACCTACGCTACAGGGGATGTCCTGACATTTCTCGATTGCCACTGCGAGTGTGTCCCCGGCTGGATCGAGCCCCTGCTGGAAAG GATTGCTCAGAACGCCAGCACCATCGTCTGCCCTGTGATCGACACCATTGACTGGAACAACTTTGAGTTTTACATGCAGACAGACGAGCCGATGATTGGAGGCTTTGACTGGAGACTCACCTTTCAGTGGCACTCTGTTCCTGAAGCGGAACGTCAGAAGCGAAAGTCTCGCACTGAGCCCATCAG GTCTCCAACCATGGCAGGAGGATTATTTGCTGTGAGCAAAGCCTTTTTTGAATACCTTGGCACATATGATATGGGCATGGAGGTGTGGGGAGGAGAAAACCTGGAACTTTCTTTCAGA GTGTGGCAGTGCGGCGGCAGTCTGGAGATCCATCCCTGCTCCCACGTTGGCCACGTGTTCCCTAAAAAGGCCCCATACGCTCGACCCAACTTTCTCCAGAATACCGTGCGGGCCGCGGAGGTCTGGATGGGCTCCTACAAACAGCACTTCTACAACAGGAACCCTCCAGCCAGAAAG GAGAACTACGGAGACATCTCGCAGCGGGAGCAGCTGAGGGACAAGCTGAAATGCAAAAGCTTTGAATGGTATTTGAAGAACATCTACCCAGATCTACACATCCCTGAGGACCGGGAAGGCTGGCACGGGGCT gtaCGCAGCTCGGGGTTACAATCAGAGTGTCTTGATTACAACGCTCCAGATCACAGTCCCATTGGAGCCCAGCTTTCTCTGTTTGGCTGCCACGGCCAGGGAGGCAACCAG tacTTTGAATACACTTCCCAGAAGGAGATCCGTTTCAACTCGGTGACGGAGCTGTGTGCCGAGGTACTCGAGGGACAAACCTCCATTGGAATGAGACACTGTCCTCGGGACGGGGAAGCAAAGCCTCCCAGCATCATGTGGGATTTCAAACAG GACGGGACCATCTACCACCCTCACTCAGACATGTGCGTGACGGCTTATCGCACGACAGAGGGGCGCACGGACGCACAGATGAGGCGGTGCGACCCGGCCGACAGGAACCAGCAGTGGAAGTTTGAGTGGTAG